One region of Micromonospora ureilytica genomic DNA includes:
- a CDS encoding SURF1 family cytochrome oxidase biogenesis protein, whose amino-acid sequence MYRFLLSPRWLGALALTLVAAAVMVFLGNWQLDRYRGRTEVNERIDAGQRMAPAPLADALRAPAGGAGTTGPAPAEDKVWTRVTVTGRYDPTNTVLVRGRTVDSRVGFEVLTPLVLTDGTALLVDRGWIPPAPGGATAQPSVPAAPTGDVTVVGRVHETESGAGAVARRDGLLEIRRIGVSRLAGELPYPVYGAYLLLDEQTPAADPVFKAVPVGHANNWQNFGYVVQWWLFAVMALFGYGWVARREARRAAGIGTTPAPLDRAAEPTPTASA is encoded by the coding sequence GTGTACCGGTTCCTGCTGAGCCCACGTTGGCTGGGCGCTCTCGCGCTGACCCTTGTCGCGGCCGCCGTCATGGTGTTCCTCGGCAACTGGCAGTTGGACCGCTACCGGGGGCGCACCGAGGTCAACGAGCGGATCGACGCGGGCCAGCGGATGGCTCCCGCGCCGCTCGCCGACGCGCTGCGCGCTCCCGCCGGCGGCGCCGGAACCACGGGTCCGGCCCCCGCCGAGGACAAGGTCTGGACCCGGGTCACCGTCACCGGCCGGTACGACCCCACGAACACCGTGCTGGTCCGGGGCCGGACGGTGGACAGCCGGGTCGGCTTCGAGGTGCTCACCCCGCTGGTGCTCACCGACGGCACGGCGCTGTTGGTGGACCGGGGCTGGATCCCGCCGGCACCCGGTGGGGCGACCGCCCAGCCGTCGGTGCCGGCCGCGCCGACCGGCGACGTGACGGTTGTCGGTCGGGTGCACGAGACCGAGAGCGGCGCCGGCGCGGTGGCCCGCCGCGACGGGCTGCTGGAGATCCGGCGGATCGGGGTGTCGCGGCTGGCCGGCGAGCTTCCCTACCCGGTCTACGGCGCGTACCTGCTGCTCGACGAGCAGACCCCGGCAGCCGATCCGGTGTTCAAGGCGGTGCCGGTCGGGCACGCCAACAACTGGCAGAACTTCGGCTACGTCGTGCAGTGGTGGCTCTTCGCGGTGATGGCTCTGTTCGGTTACGGCTGGGTGGCCCGTCGAGAGGCCCGCCGGGCCGCCGGCATCGGCACCACCCCGGCTCCGCTGGACCGGGCCGCCGAGCCGACGCCGACCGCGTCCGCCTGA
- the cobC gene encoding Rv2231c family pyridoxal phosphate-dependent protein CobC, whose amino-acid sequence MSDQPSTATPPTGVEPDLAHHGDAEATAGLIDLAVNVRRARPPAWLADPIAATLTDLARYPDPAPARAAVAARHRRHPNEVLLTAGAAEGFVLIAQALRGVRRPVVVHPQFTEPEAALRAAGHPVERVLLDAADGFRLDPSRVPADADLVMIGNPTNPTSVLHPAQTVAALARPGRVLVVDEAFADTTIASGHPGEPESLAERRDLPGLLVVRSLTKTWGLAGLRIGYLLGAAELLSRLAAVQPLWAVSTPALAAASACASAVAVRAERAIAADLAADRDHLVARLTDLPGVRVVGRPASAFVLLHLPGATAIRAALRERGWAVRRGDTFPGLGPDWLRVAVRDRNTTDAFIDVLREIMEA is encoded by the coding sequence ATGTCCGATCAGCCGAGCACGGCCACCCCACCCACCGGGGTCGAGCCGGACCTCGCCCACCACGGCGACGCGGAGGCGACCGCCGGCCTGATCGACCTCGCCGTCAATGTCCGTCGGGCGCGGCCGCCCGCCTGGCTGGCCGACCCGATCGCCGCGACCCTGACCGATCTGGCCCGCTATCCGGACCCGGCGCCGGCCCGCGCGGCGGTCGCCGCCCGACACCGCCGTCACCCGAACGAGGTACTGCTCACCGCCGGCGCCGCCGAGGGCTTCGTGCTCATCGCCCAGGCGCTGCGCGGCGTTCGCCGCCCCGTGGTGGTGCACCCACAGTTCACCGAGCCGGAGGCGGCGCTGCGGGCCGCCGGACACCCGGTCGAGCGAGTGCTGCTCGACGCCGCCGACGGTTTCCGGCTCGACCCGTCCCGGGTGCCCGCCGACGCCGACCTCGTGATGATCGGCAACCCGACGAACCCGACCTCGGTGCTGCACCCCGCCCAGACGGTGGCCGCGCTGGCCCGCCCCGGCCGGGTGCTGGTGGTGGACGAGGCGTTCGCCGACACCACGATCGCCTCCGGGCACCCCGGCGAACCGGAGTCGCTGGCCGAACGCCGGGACCTGCCCGGGCTGCTCGTGGTGCGCAGCCTCACCAAGACGTGGGGCCTGGCCGGCCTGCGGATCGGCTACCTGCTCGGCGCTGCGGAGCTGCTGTCCCGGCTGGCAGCCGTCCAACCGCTGTGGGCCGTCTCCACGCCCGCGCTGGCGGCCGCGTCGGCCTGCGCCAGCGCCGTCGCGGTCCGGGCCGAACGCGCGATCGCCGCCGACCTCGCCGCCGACCGCGACCACCTGGTCGCGCGCCTCACCGACCTGCCCGGTGTACGCGTCGTCGGCCGCCCCGCCAGCGCGTTCGTCCTGCTGCACCTGCCGGGCGCGACAGCGATCCGGGCCGCCCTGCGCGAGCGCGGCTGGGCGGTGCGCCGGGGCGACACGTTCCCCGGCCTCGGCCCGGACTGGCTGCGGGTGGCGGTACGGGACCGAAACACCACCGACGCGTTCATCGACGTGCTGCGCGAGATCATGGAGGCATGA
- a CDS encoding M48 family metallopeptidase, producing MTAADAPARRRITLTGISSRAWEHPADRGALVALRELRGFDDVVRAFFGMWNERGFRLSVLASGIRVDHRQYPAVWQRYTEAAAALDVAELPELYVTQSPWLGAEAVGLERPFIVLNSACVQQLDEDELRCLLGHELGHVGSGHAVYKTMLMILTRWAANLSWLPVGAIALRAIIAAMLEWWRKAELSADRAGLLAGQDPGAALRLLMKLAGGGDLSQVDTTAFLEQAAEYAGGGDLRDSLHKIRMTAWSTHPAPVARAAQLRQWIDSGAYGRVLAGDYPRREDDGSTSVSEEIKAAAESYREEFSRSTDPLVGLLRRLGDGASDVGEWVGGTAGRARSWMDAATEAAGRAHRAGRAAPGARAGGDPTENGDGTGSAGTPR from the coding sequence ATGACAGCAGCGGACGCGCCAGCGCGGCGTCGAATCACTCTCACCGGCATCAGCTCACGGGCCTGGGAGCATCCGGCCGACCGGGGCGCCCTGGTCGCGCTGCGGGAGCTGCGCGGTTTCGACGACGTGGTACGCGCGTTCTTCGGGATGTGGAACGAGCGGGGTTTCCGGCTGTCAGTGCTGGCCTCCGGCATCCGGGTCGACCACCGGCAGTACCCGGCGGTGTGGCAGCGCTACACCGAGGCCGCGGCGGCGCTCGACGTGGCCGAGCTGCCCGAGCTGTACGTGACCCAGTCGCCTTGGCTGGGCGCCGAGGCGGTCGGGCTGGAGCGGCCGTTCATCGTGCTGAACTCCGCGTGCGTGCAGCAACTCGACGAGGACGAGCTGCGCTGCCTGCTCGGCCACGAGTTGGGGCACGTGGGCAGCGGGCACGCGGTCTACAAGACCATGCTCATGATTCTCACCCGGTGGGCGGCCAACCTGAGCTGGTTGCCAGTCGGTGCGATAGCGCTGCGGGCCATCATCGCGGCGATGCTGGAGTGGTGGCGCAAGGCGGAGCTTTCCGCCGACCGGGCCGGCCTGCTCGCCGGGCAGGACCCGGGCGCCGCGCTGCGGTTGCTGATGAAGCTGGCCGGCGGCGGTGATCTGTCCCAGGTCGACACGACGGCCTTCCTGGAGCAGGCCGCCGAGTACGCCGGTGGGGGCGACCTGCGCGACAGCCTGCACAAGATCCGGATGACGGCATGGAGCACCCACCCGGCGCCGGTGGCGCGGGCGGCGCAGCTGCGCCAGTGGATCGACTCCGGGGCGTACGGGCGGGTGCTGGCCGGGGACTATCCGCGCCGCGAGGACGATGGCTCGACAAGCGTCTCGGAGGAGATCAAGGCGGCTGCCGAGTCGTACCGGGAGGAGTTCAGCCGGTCCACCGACCCACTTGTCGGGTTGCTGCGGCGGCTCGGCGACGGCGCGAGCGACGTCGGCGAGTGGGTGGGCGGCACCGCCGGCCGGGCCCGTTCGTGGATGGACGCGGCCACCGAGGCGGCGGGCCGCGCACACCGCGCCGGCCGGGCCGCTCCCGGCGCTCGGGCCGGCGGGGACCCCACGGAGAACGGTGACGGTACGGGCTCCGCCGGCACGCCCCGGTAA
- a CDS encoding transglycosylase domain-containing protein, producing the protein MSNRPLAAAGRLVPLLRAGLIAGIVIAAAAYPLVALTGLGAKATAHAVDQKTRVLKTALPAETSYVYGPDGKTVLTMFYEEYRQYTKLSDMSPNIQQAIIAAEDSRFYQHHGVDPKGVARAFVSNARSGGSQGASTLTMQYVRMALRDSATTPKEVQEATQQTSLRKVKEMRMALDLEKEISKEQIMERYLNSAYFGHRAYGIYAASEIFFSKTPKDLTPVEAATLAGLVKSPSEYDPADSDQKEATGRRNYVLDRMSQLGYLSPDSATAAKSEPIRLKLTTPPHDCAAVAEKYNSWGFACDYLKNWWSAQPAFGANRLERMDNLRRGGYRIVLSLDPKVQAAAEKNVGAKEATGSPFANGIVVSEPGTGRVKAMAVNRTYSLDLADNPQSSNPEAGPKVKANYPNTVAPLLGGGDLAGYQAGSTFKMFPMLAALDSGMTLSTSFNAPHRYRSEVYDGWSPSNASGAMSGQQTMWSGFGKSVNTYFVWLEEKVGADRAVRLAEQLGLRWRTDVDRDHASPDKAKKWGAFTLGVSDATPLEMANAYAAIAADGRYCEAIPVQAIMNRDGTPATYATPGGLHREVAKPRCRQVVSADAARAATDAARCPTGDTPARGSCGGWSTADSVRGTVGRPVAGKTGTTDSTRSAWFVGYTPELAAASFISDPDNPFNAVGDGQSQIPIKAVSETLRDGLKGTPTRQFTPPSDAIVG; encoded by the coding sequence GTGAGCAACCGACCCCTTGCTGCCGCTGGTCGACTCGTCCCTCTCCTCCGCGCCGGACTGATCGCCGGAATCGTGATCGCCGCCGCCGCGTACCCGCTGGTCGCCCTCACCGGGCTCGGCGCGAAGGCCACCGCGCACGCCGTGGACCAGAAGACCCGGGTGCTGAAGACCGCCCTGCCCGCCGAGACCTCGTACGTCTACGGCCCGGACGGCAAGACAGTGCTGACCATGTTCTACGAGGAGTACCGGCAGTACACCAAGCTGTCGGACATGTCGCCGAACATCCAGCAGGCGATCATCGCCGCCGAGGACTCCCGCTTCTACCAGCACCACGGCGTCGACCCCAAGGGCGTGGCCCGGGCCTTCGTCTCCAACGCCCGCTCCGGCGGCTCCCAGGGCGCCTCGACGCTGACCATGCAGTACGTCCGGATGGCCCTGCGGGACAGCGCGACCACGCCCAAGGAGGTCCAGGAAGCCACCCAGCAGACCAGCCTGCGCAAGGTCAAGGAGATGCGGATGGCGCTGGACCTGGAGAAGGAGATCAGCAAGGAACAGATCATGGAGCGTTACCTGAACTCGGCGTACTTCGGGCACCGGGCGTACGGCATCTACGCGGCCAGCGAGATCTTCTTCTCCAAGACCCCGAAGGACCTCACCCCGGTCGAGGCCGCCACCCTCGCCGGACTGGTCAAGTCCCCCTCCGAGTACGACCCGGCCGACTCCGACCAGAAGGAGGCCACCGGGCGGCGCAACTACGTGCTGGACCGGATGAGCCAACTCGGCTACCTCTCCCCCGACTCTGCCACCGCCGCCAAGTCCGAGCCGATCCGGCTCAAGCTGACCACCCCACCGCACGACTGCGCCGCGGTGGCGGAGAAGTACAACAGCTGGGGCTTCGCCTGCGACTACCTGAAGAACTGGTGGAGCGCACAGCCCGCGTTCGGGGCGAACCGGCTGGAACGGATGGACAACCTGCGCCGGGGCGGCTACCGGATCGTGCTCAGCCTCGACCCGAAGGTCCAGGCAGCGGCGGAGAAGAACGTCGGCGCCAAGGAGGCCACCGGCAGTCCGTTCGCCAACGGCATCGTGGTCTCCGAGCCGGGCACCGGGCGGGTGAAGGCCATGGCGGTGAACCGGACGTACTCGCTGGACCTGGCCGACAACCCGCAGAGCTCCAACCCCGAGGCCGGGCCGAAGGTGAAGGCCAACTACCCGAACACTGTGGCACCGCTGCTCGGCGGCGGTGACCTGGCCGGCTACCAGGCCGGGTCGACGTTCAAGATGTTCCCGATGCTGGCCGCGCTGGACTCCGGGATGACCCTCTCCACCTCGTTCAACGCCCCACACCGCTACCGCTCCGAGGTCTACGACGGCTGGTCGCCCTCCAACGCCAGCGGCGCGATGTCCGGTCAGCAGACCATGTGGTCCGGCTTCGGCAAGTCGGTGAACACGTACTTCGTGTGGCTGGAGGAGAAGGTCGGCGCGGACCGGGCCGTCCGGTTGGCCGAGCAGCTCGGGCTGCGGTGGCGCACCGACGTCGACCGGGATCACGCATCCCCGGACAAGGCTAAGAAGTGGGGTGCGTTCACCCTGGGCGTCTCCGACGCCACCCCGCTGGAGATGGCGAACGCGTACGCCGCCATCGCGGCCGACGGCCGCTACTGCGAGGCCATCCCCGTACAAGCGATCATGAACCGGGACGGCACGCCCGCCACGTACGCCACACCGGGCGGCCTCCACCGCGAAGTGGCCAAGCCGCGCTGCCGGCAGGTCGTGAGCGCGGACGCCGCGCGGGCGGCCACCGACGCGGCCCGCTGCCCGACCGGAGACACCCCGGCGCGCGGCAGCTGCGGCGGCTGGTCCACCGCCGACAGCGTGCGGGGAACCGTCGGACGCCCGGTGGCCGGCAAGACCGGTACGACCGACAGCACCCGATCGGCCTGGTTCGTGGGCTACACCCCGGAGTTGGCCGCGGCGAGCTTCATCTCCGACCCGGACAATCCGTTCAACGCCGTCGGTGACGGGCAGTCCCAGATCCCGATCAAGGCGGTCTCGGAGACCCTTCGTGACGGCCTGAAGGGCACACCGACCCGCCAGTTCACCCCACCGTCGGACGCCATCGTCGGCTGA
- a CDS encoding GNAT family N-acetyltransferase, whose protein sequence is MIGQVAVRRFPALTVSTPRTEVRQLISADAAAAGEIFADKLTRRWLPLPDDSGPIDGLAWCTDLARQRRDSGEGDHYAVLRREDDQVVGSLWTRRTDWGARLTEISYAMAAHARGFGLAAEAVDAVAIALILEHGFQRVELRVAPGNLASRRVAEKAGFSYEGLLRNAGFVSGGRVDLEVWSFVAADLR, encoded by the coding sequence GTGATCGGTCAGGTGGCGGTGCGCCGATTCCCGGCGTTGACCGTTTCCACCCCGCGTACCGAGGTGCGTCAGCTCATTTCGGCCGACGCGGCGGCGGCCGGTGAGATCTTCGCCGACAAGCTGACCCGGCGTTGGCTGCCGCTGCCCGACGACTCCGGTCCGATCGACGGGCTGGCCTGGTGCACCGACCTGGCCCGGCAGCGGCGCGACAGTGGGGAGGGCGACCACTACGCGGTGCTCCGGCGGGAGGACGACCAGGTGGTGGGCTCGCTGTGGACGAGGCGCACCGACTGGGGCGCCCGTCTCACCGAGATCTCCTACGCGATGGCGGCACACGCGCGGGGCTTCGGCCTCGCCGCCGAGGCTGTCGACGCGGTGGCCATCGCGCTGATCCTGGAGCACGGCTTCCAACGGGTCGAGCTGCGGGTGGCACCCGGCAACCTGGCCTCGCGCCGGGTCGCGGAGAAGGCCGGGTTCAGCTACGAGGGTCTGCTGCGTAACGCCGGGTTCGTCAGCGGTGGCCGGGTGGACCTGGAGGTCTGGTCGTTCGTCGCCGCCGACCTGCGCTGA
- a CDS encoding dipeptidase gives MSESEVRAAVEREMPGVRADLERLVRIPGIAFEGFDHSHVERSAEAVAELLRGCGLDVDIVRSGGQPAVIGRRAAPPGAPTVLLYAHHDVQPVGDRSLWESDPFEPVERDGRLYARGAADDKAGIMAHVAALRAYGDALPVGVVLFIEGEEEYGSDSLEQLLAEHRDEIASDVIVIADSGNWDIGVPALTTSLRGIVNCFVEVRTLDHAVHSGMFGGAVPDALTALVRLLATLHDDAGNVAVDGLVGREGAAVDYPEERVRAEAGLADGVQFIGTGRITDRLWTKPALAILGVDAPSTGEAPNALVPAAKAKLSIRLAPGDDPKRAYAAVRAHLEQHAPWGAQVTVSFEHDGDPCVIDASGPMFDAARSAFRTAWDGTDPVDIGVGGSIPFIATFQEMFPKAAILVTGVEDPHARAHGPNESLHLGEFARVCLAEALLLRNVAAVGG, from the coding sequence ATGTCCGAGTCCGAGGTGCGGGCCGCCGTCGAGCGGGAGATGCCCGGCGTACGCGCCGACCTGGAGCGGCTCGTCCGCATCCCCGGCATCGCCTTCGAGGGCTTCGACCACTCGCACGTGGAACGCTCCGCCGAGGCGGTCGCCGAGCTGCTGCGCGGCTGTGGCCTGGACGTCGACATCGTGCGTTCCGGCGGCCAGCCCGCGGTGATCGGCCGTCGGGCCGCCCCGCCCGGCGCACCCACAGTGCTGCTCTACGCCCACCACGACGTCCAGCCGGTCGGCGACCGGTCGCTGTGGGAGTCCGACCCGTTCGAGCCGGTGGAGCGGGACGGCCGGCTCTACGCCCGGGGCGCGGCCGACGACAAGGCCGGCATCATGGCGCACGTCGCGGCGCTGCGCGCGTACGGTGACGCGCTGCCGGTCGGCGTGGTCCTGTTCATCGAGGGCGAGGAGGAGTACGGCTCCGACTCGCTGGAGCAACTGCTTGCCGAGCACCGCGACGAGATCGCCTCGGATGTCATCGTGATCGCGGACTCCGGCAACTGGGACATCGGCGTACCGGCGTTGACCACCTCGCTGCGGGGCATCGTGAACTGCTTCGTGGAGGTGCGCACGCTGGACCACGCGGTGCACAGCGGCATGTTCGGCGGCGCCGTGCCGGACGCGCTCACCGCGCTGGTCCGGCTGTTGGCGACGCTGCACGACGACGCCGGGAACGTGGCAGTGGACGGGCTGGTGGGCCGGGAGGGCGCCGCCGTCGACTACCCGGAGGAGCGGGTCCGGGCCGAGGCTGGGCTCGCCGACGGCGTGCAGTTCATCGGCACCGGCCGGATCACCGACCGGCTCTGGACCAAGCCGGCGCTGGCCATCCTCGGTGTCGACGCGCCGTCCACCGGCGAGGCGCCGAACGCCCTGGTTCCGGCCGCGAAGGCGAAGCTCAGCATCCGCCTGGCCCCGGGCGACGACCCCAAGCGGGCGTACGCGGCGGTGCGCGCGCACCTGGAGCAGCACGCGCCGTGGGGCGCGCAGGTGACTGTCAGCTTCGAACACGACGGTGACCCGTGCGTGATCGACGCGTCCGGGCCGATGTTCGATGCCGCCCGTTCGGCCTTCCGGACCGCCTGGGACGGCACCGACCCGGTGGACATCGGCGTCGGCGGCTCGATTCCGTTCATCGCCACCTTTCAGGAGATGTTCCCGAAGGCGGCGATCCTGGTGACCGGCGTGGAGGATCCGCACGCCCGCGCGCACGGCCCGAACGAGAGTCTGCACCTGGGGGAGTTCGCCCGGGTCTGTCTCGCCGAGGCGCTTCTCCTGCGCAACGTGGCGGCGGTGGGCGGTTAG
- a CDS encoding ATP-dependent DNA ligase, with the protein MSCVRFLDLAATSAAVGATSGRRAKVELLADALRRLDPDEVEPGAGYLAGELRQRQTGVGYASLRDLPPPAVEPTLTVAAVDAAIAQIAAVHGSGSQARRRALLGALYAAATADEQRLLTGLFSGELRQGAQAGLLADAIARAAEVPVAAVRRALLLAGDLRAVAVAALAGGAAELAGFGLQVGRPLAPMLAQSAPSVDEALAATGSPAVVDVKLDGIRIQVHRSGADIAVFTRSLDEITSRVPEVVAAVRALPGRELVLDGEAIGLDQTGRPLPFQQTSSRAARRTTPSTTGRTPVAPAVLAAAASTGATVLTPYFFDLLHLDGQDLIDSPGRDRWAALAGLVDSSLLVGRMEVDNPEQAVAAFAAALDAGQEGVVVKAPGAPYDAGRRGAAWVKVKPRHTLDLVVLAVEWGSGRRKGWLSNLHLGARDARTGEFVMLGKTFKGLTDELLRWQTERFLDLAVERGDWVVRVRPEQVVEIAFDGVQTSSRYPGGMALRFARVVRYRDDKSAAEADTIDAVRAIHAGRVSG; encoded by the coding sequence ATGAGCTGCGTGCGGTTCCTCGATCTGGCAGCCACGTCCGCCGCCGTCGGCGCCACCAGCGGCCGACGGGCCAAGGTGGAGCTGCTCGCTGACGCGCTGCGCCGGCTCGACCCCGACGAGGTCGAGCCCGGCGCCGGTTATCTGGCCGGTGAGCTGCGCCAACGGCAGACCGGGGTCGGCTACGCGAGCCTGCGTGACCTGCCGCCACCGGCCGTCGAGCCGACGTTGACGGTGGCCGCCGTGGACGCGGCCATCGCGCAGATCGCCGCAGTGCACGGCTCGGGCTCGCAGGCTCGGCGTCGGGCGCTGCTCGGCGCCCTCTACGCGGCGGCGACGGCCGACGAGCAGCGCCTGCTCACCGGCCTGTTCAGTGGCGAGCTGCGCCAGGGTGCCCAGGCCGGGCTCCTCGCGGATGCGATCGCCCGGGCCGCCGAGGTGCCGGTGGCGGCGGTCCGCCGGGCGCTGCTGCTCGCCGGTGATCTCCGGGCCGTGGCGGTGGCCGCGCTGGCCGGAGGGGCCGCCGAGTTGGCCGGGTTCGGTCTGCAGGTCGGTCGACCGCTGGCGCCGATGCTCGCGCAGAGCGCCCCCTCGGTCGACGAGGCGCTCGCCGCCACCGGCAGCCCGGCGGTGGTCGACGTGAAGCTCGACGGCATTCGCATCCAGGTGCACCGCTCCGGTGCCGACATCGCGGTGTTCACCCGCAGCCTCGACGAGATCACCAGCCGGGTGCCCGAGGTGGTCGCCGCCGTCCGTGCCCTGCCCGGCCGCGAGTTGGTCCTCGACGGCGAGGCGATCGGCCTGGACCAGACCGGCCGCCCGCTGCCGTTCCAGCAGACGTCGAGTCGGGCCGCCCGACGCACCACCCCCAGCACCACCGGCCGCACACCTGTCGCCCCGGCGGTGCTCGCGGCGGCCGCCAGCACGGGCGCGACGGTCCTCACTCCGTATTTCTTCGACCTGCTGCACCTCGACGGCCAGGATCTGATCGACAGTCCCGGCCGGGATCGGTGGGCCGCCCTCGCCGGTTTGGTGGATTCGTCGCTGCTGGTCGGGCGCATGGAGGTCGACAATCCGGAGCAGGCGGTCGCCGCGTTCGCCGCGGCGCTCGACGCCGGGCAGGAGGGCGTGGTGGTCAAGGCGCCCGGCGCCCCCTACGACGCCGGCCGACGCGGTGCCGCCTGGGTCAAGGTGAAACCGCGGCACACCCTCGACCTGGTGGTGCTCGCCGTGGAGTGGGGCAGTGGCCGACGCAAGGGCTGGCTGTCCAACCTGCATCTGGGGGCCCGTGACGCGCGCACCGGCGAGTTCGTGATGCTCGGCAAGACGTTCAAGGGGCTCACCGACGAGCTGCTGCGGTGGCAGACCGAGCGGTTCCTCGACCTCGCCGTGGAACGCGGCGACTGGGTGGTCCGGGTCCGACCCGAGCAGGTGGTGGAGATCGCCTTCGACGGGGTGCAGACCAGCTCGCGCTATCCCGGTGGAATGGCGCTGCGGTTCGCCCGGGTGGTGCGCTACCGCGACGACAAGTCCGCCGCCGAGGCGGACACCATCGACGCGGTCCGCGCCATCCACGCCGGCCGCGTGAGCGGCTGA
- a CDS encoding cobyrinate a,c-diamide synthase, translating to MTVVPRLVLSAPSSGHGKNALAIGLLAALAERGVDVAGFKLGPDHVDAAYLGLASGRPGRVIDPRLVGIDRLAPLVAHGAAGAGLAVVQGSMGLYDSVGGRPEQESTAAAAAALRSPVVLVVDVAAMGQSVAALVHGFRSYDEQLWLGGVILNRVASSRHEGMLREALDDVGVPVYGALRRQDLPAVLPSRRHGVAPVVDDSADAIRAVRRLGEAVAATVDLERLLGLARSAPPLPTPAWSPEEALGTFKAPANRPLVAVAGGPGGSFSHPETTELLRAAGAEVVVVDPLRDEALPVGTRALVVGGALPEAYAEQLSANRRLCIAVAELARTGRPVIAEGAGLLWLARELDGLPMCGVLDAVGVSRDGVVAGYREATAQTDSVVAATGTVLVGHKAHRAVLTPRAGQRPAWSWDGGAPEGFVWRNVHASQLTVHWASHPATAARLVAAAAADPTSEVVPAQSGEVSV from the coding sequence ATGACCGTCGTGCCGCGCCTGGTGCTCAGCGCGCCGTCCTCCGGGCACGGTAAGAACGCGCTGGCGATCGGGCTGCTCGCCGCCCTGGCCGAGCGAGGGGTCGACGTCGCCGGGTTCAAGCTCGGGCCGGACCACGTCGACGCCGCCTACCTCGGTCTCGCCTCCGGTCGGCCAGGTCGGGTGATCGACCCCCGGCTGGTCGGCATCGACCGGCTCGCCCCGCTGGTGGCGCACGGCGCCGCCGGTGCCGGGCTCGCCGTGGTGCAGGGCAGCATGGGGCTGTACGACTCGGTCGGCGGCCGTCCCGAGCAGGAGTCCACGGCCGCCGCGGCCGCCGCGCTGCGCAGCCCGGTGGTGCTCGTTGTCGACGTGGCCGCGATGGGCCAGTCGGTGGCGGCCCTGGTGCACGGTTTCCGCTCGTACGACGAGCAGTTGTGGCTCGGTGGGGTGATCCTCAACCGGGTGGCGTCGTCGCGGCACGAGGGGATGCTGCGCGAGGCGTTGGACGACGTGGGAGTGCCGGTCTACGGCGCGTTGCGTCGCCAGGACCTGCCCGCGGTGCTGCCGTCGCGGCGGCACGGTGTGGCGCCGGTGGTCGACGACTCGGCCGACGCCATCCGTGCGGTGCGCCGGCTGGGCGAGGCGGTCGCCGCCACTGTCGATCTGGAACGGCTGCTCGGGTTGGCCCGCTCCGCCCCGCCGCTGCCGACGCCGGCCTGGTCTCCCGAGGAGGCCCTCGGCACGTTCAAGGCTCCGGCGAACCGTCCGTTGGTGGCGGTGGCCGGCGGGCCGGGTGGCAGCTTCAGCCACCCGGAGACCACAGAGTTGCTCCGGGCCGCCGGTGCCGAGGTCGTCGTCGTCGACCCGCTGCGCGACGAGGCGCTGCCGGTCGGCACCCGCGCGCTGGTCGTCGGTGGCGCGCTGCCCGAGGCGTACGCCGAGCAGTTGTCGGCCAACCGGCGGCTCTGCATCGCGGTGGCCGAGTTGGCGCGGACCGGGCGTCCGGTGATCGCCGAGGGCGCCGGGTTGCTCTGGCTGGCTCGGGAGTTGGACGGGCTGCCGATGTGCGGTGTCCTGGACGCGGTAGGTGTCAGCCGGGACGGGGTGGTGGCCGGCTACCGGGAGGCGACCGCCCAGACCGACAGCGTGGTTGCCGCCACCGGCACGGTGCTGGTCGGGCACAAGGCGCACCGCGCGGTGCTCACCCCCCGCGCCGGTCAGCGCCCGGCCTGGAGCTGGGACGGGGGCGCGCCGGAGGGCTTCGTCTGGCGCAACGTGCACGCCTCGCAGCTCACAGTGCACTGGGCCAGCCATCCGGCGACGGCGGCGCGGTTGGTCGCCGCCGCGGCGGCCGACCCGACGAGCGAGGTGGTACCCGCGCAGTCGGGCGAGGTGTCGGTGTGA